The bacterium nucleotide sequence AGCGTGGGCTTCCAGTAGTCCAGCTTGTTCATGCCCTCGTAGTAGGCGTCGCGGAACTTCGACTCGCGCTCCATGGCCAGGATCGCGGTGTCGAACATGCACATCGGGTGGGAATCCTTCGGCATCGCCTCCAGGACCCGCCAGACGTAGGCCGGCACGCGGGCCCGCTCGGCCAGGTCCTGCTGCAGGGCCTTGCTGTCGCGGGACGACGGCATCTCGCCGGTGCACAGCAGGTAGAAGACGTCCTCGGGCGTGCGGTCGGCCAGCTCGGCGATCGGGGTGCCGCGGATCAGCAGGCCCACGTCGGGCGGCACCTCGCTGGTGTCGCAGACCATGCCCTTCACGCCGCGCATGCCGCCGTAGGCCTGGGCGACGGTGACGTCGCTGATCTTGGTGTCGCCGTGGGTCTGCACGAGCGTGCGGATCTCCTGGCGCCATTCGGGGATGAGCTGGGCCATGCGCGTCTGGAGCTTAGCCATGGGGGCCTCCTTGGTGGGTCGGGGCTCGGCATAAAGCGGAGTCCGCAACTCGCCTTAACATCTTGCGGATCTGCATCGCTCTGCGACGAAACATAATCGCAACCACGCGACAAATTCAAGGGGCATCGCGTTTGTCATTCGCGGGGGCAGCGATTACCATGGTGGGGGCGTTCGCCAGGGACGCCGGACATCCCCCTGGAAAGAGTCGATCTGGAGGCAGGCACATGAGCGACGTGACCAAGTGCATCGAGATCCTCGGCGACGCCATCGCCTTCGAGGAGGAAGGCATCCGCTTCTTCACCGAGCACGCCGAATCGGCCGGCTCGGGGGTCGAGCGCAAGATCTTCCAGTCCCTCGCCAAGGACGAGCAGGGCCACCGCGCCTACCTGATCGGTCTGCGCGACGAACTGATCCGCACGCACAACCTGTCGCCGCTCAGCGCCGGCGCCGACCACCCGCACGACCGGTCGCCCCGGCAGATCTTCGAGACGGCCCTCGAGGGCGTCAAGGATCCCTACCGGTACGTGGAGGAGGACCTCGAGATCCTCAAGGGAGCCATGGAGGTCGAGCGCAAGGGCTACACGATGTACGCCAAGGCCGCCGCGACCATGGAGAGCGCCGAGGCCAAGCGCCTGTTCGAGCACCTGGCCGGCGAGGAGCAGTCCCACTACGACCTGCTGAAGAACACCTACGAATACATCCGCGACCCGCAGGGTTGGCACGAGTACGAGGAAGGCGGCATGCTCGACGGCGGCTAGGCCGTCGGCGAAGCCCGTCCCGTTGCGACCAGCGGCCGCTCCGCCACGCCGGCGGGGCGGCCGCGTCTCGAAGGAGCCGACGATGACCGACCGCGCCGCCGCCCGTGATCTCTTCCGCGGCGTCACCGCCCTGGCGCCGATGGCCATGGGCGGCAACCTGCCCTACCGCCG carries:
- a CDS encoding citrate/2-methylcitrate synthase; this encodes MAKLQTRMAQLIPEWRQEIRTLVQTHGDTKISDVTVAQAYGGMRGVKGMVCDTSEVPPDVGLLIRGTPIAELADRTPEDVFYLLCTGEMPSSRDSKALQQDLAERARVPAYVWRVLEAMPKDSHPMCMFDTAILAMERESKFRDAYYEGMNKLDYWKPTLEDSLDLIAKLPAIAAGIYRMRYRKGPRISPKKDLTWSQNFAHMLGVKDPDGEFAECMRLYLVLHCDHEGGNVSAHTCHLVGSALSNAYYSVSAALNGLAGPL
- a CDS encoding ferritin family protein, which codes for MSDVTKCIEILGDAIAFEEEGIRFFTEHAESAGSGVERKIFQSLAKDEQGHRAYLIGLRDELIRTHNLSPLSAGADHPHDRSPRQIFETALEGVKDPYRYVEEDLEILKGAMEVERKGYTMYAKAAATMESAEAKRLFEHLAGEEQSHYDLLKNTYEYIRDPQGWHEYEEGGMLDGG